The Sphaerospermopsis torques-reginae ITEP-024 genome has a window encoding:
- a CDS encoding pentapeptide repeat-containing protein: MAHQQHLTLLKSGAVTWTGWRKENPEIEIDLSTANLVGENLRGANLQGVNLNKVNLSHALLVRTNFQGANLSNANLSHAKLIEANFYQANLSIANFQDAILTQANLSQVTLIGADLKAANLICAIITDANLIGTDFHNANLKDADLAASKLIRSNLSFANLMGANLINADFSEANLYEAELMQSYLYQANFYKANLTRVHLGSSYLFRANLSEANLTNADLTGANLKYANLAGANLQGANLRGAILTGANFKGANLQDAIIPVTFSYD; encoded by the coding sequence ATGGCACATCAACAACATCTAACTTTATTAAAATCAGGTGCAGTCACTTGGACAGGATGGAGAAAAGAAAACCCGGAAATTGAAATTGATTTGAGTACCGCTAACTTAGTAGGAGAAAACCTCCGGGGTGCAAATCTCCAAGGTGTGAATTTAAATAAGGTAAATTTAAGTCATGCTCTGCTGGTGCGAACAAATTTTCAAGGTGCAAATTTAAGTAATGCTAATCTCTCTCACGCTAAGTTAATTGAAGCTAACTTTTATCAAGCTAACTTGAGTATCGCTAATTTCCAAGATGCCATTTTGACCCAGGCAAATTTATCTCAGGTAACTTTAATTGGTGCTGATTTAAAAGCTGCTAATCTCATCTGTGCAATTATCACAGACGCTAATTTAATTGGTACTGATTTTCATAACGCTAATTTAAAAGATGCTGATTTGGCTGCTAGTAAACTCATCCGCAGTAATCTGAGTTTTGCTAATTTGATGGGTGCTAATTTAATTAATGCTGACTTTTCAGAAGCTAATTTATATGAAGCAGAACTTATGCAAAGTTATCTTTATCAAGCTAATTTTTATAAGGCTAATTTAACTAGAGTACATTTAGGTAGTTCTTATCTATTTCGAGCTAATTTGAGTGAAGCTAATTTAACGAATGCTGATTTAACTGGGGCTAATTTGAAATATGCCAATTTAGCAGGTGCAAATCTTCAAGGTGCTAATCTCAGAGGTGCAATTTTAACAGGTGCTAACTTCAAAGGTGCAAATTTACAAGATGCAATTATACCAGTTACTTTTAGCTATGATTAG
- a CDS encoding heavy metal translocating P-type ATPase produces MNNITLKLKGMSCASCANNVEQAILAVPGVIDCNVNFGAEQATINYEPQQTNLTEIQAAIEDAGYSSFAMAEAQGEDNMEQVQKIAEEQELKLKLWTGGIISIFLFVGSLPMMTGLKLPFIPDFLHHPWLQLILTTPVQFWCGGAFFRNGWKSLKHHTATMDTLIALGTGAAYFYSLFVTLFPGFFIAQGLETHVYYEVAAMVVTLILLGRFLEHRARGQTSEAIRQLIGLQAKTARVVRDGKEIDVPIQNVIINDIILVRPGEKIPVDGEVIDGNSMVDEAMVTGESLPVKKQAGDEVIGATINKTGSFKFRATRVGKDTFLAQIVKLVQEAQGSKAPIQRLADQVTGWFVPAVIAIAIATFLIWFNFTGNFTLSLITMVGVLIIACPCALGLATPTSIMVGTGKGAENGILIKDAQSLELAHKIKTIVLDKTGTLTQGKPTVTDFVTAKGTANQNELNLLKLAASVERNSEHPLAEAVVKYAESQQVNLTEVTDFLAVAGCGVQGIVNHHSVQIGTEYWLNQLAINTDALQEYKIAWETGGKTVILMAVDGELAGIMGIADALKPSSTAAVKTLQKMGLEVVMLTGDNQPTAEAIAHQVGISQVFAQVRPDQKAAIVKSLQSKIQNPKSKIVAMVGDGINDAPALAQADVGIAIGTGTDVAIAASDITLISGDLQAIVTAIQLSRATINNIQQNLFFAFIYNIIGIPVAAGILYPIFGWLLNPILAGAAMALSSVSVVSNALRLRKFQAGVN; encoded by the coding sequence ATGAATAATATTACTCTCAAACTCAAAGGAATGAGTTGTGCTTCCTGTGCTAATAATGTGGAACAAGCTATACTTGCAGTTCCTGGTGTGATTGATTGCAATGTTAATTTTGGTGCAGAACAAGCAACTATTAATTATGAACCACAACAGACTAATTTAACAGAAATTCAAGCTGCTATTGAAGATGCTGGTTATTCATCTTTTGCTATGGCAGAAGCACAGGGTGAAGATAATATGGAACAAGTCCAGAAAATAGCAGAAGAACAAGAATTAAAGCTTAAATTATGGACAGGGGGGATAATTAGCATTTTTCTGTTTGTCGGTTCTTTACCGATGATGACGGGATTAAAATTACCTTTTATTCCTGATTTTTTACATCATCCTTGGTTGCAGTTAATATTAACAACTCCGGTGCAGTTTTGGTGTGGAGGTGCGTTTTTTAGAAATGGTTGGAAGTCTTTAAAACACCACACCGCCACGATGGATACTTTAATTGCTTTGGGTACTGGTGCTGCTTATTTTTATTCTTTATTTGTGACGCTGTTTCCAGGTTTTTTTATTGCCCAAGGTTTAGAAACTCATGTTTATTATGAAGTTGCAGCAATGGTTGTAACTTTAATTTTGTTGGGGCGGTTTTTGGAACATCGTGCTAGGGGACAAACTTCAGAAGCTATTAGACAATTGATAGGTTTGCAAGCAAAAACAGCTAGAGTTGTGCGGGATGGAAAAGAAATTGATGTTCCTATTCAAAATGTAATTATTAATGATATAATTTTGGTGCGTCCTGGGGAAAAAATTCCCGTTGATGGGGAAGTAATTGATGGTAATTCAATGGTTGATGAAGCGATGGTAACGGGTGAAAGTTTACCTGTGAAAAAGCAAGCTGGTGATGAAGTTATTGGGGCGACAATTAATAAAACTGGTAGTTTTAAATTTAGAGCAACTAGGGTAGGTAAGGATACTTTTTTAGCACAAATTGTTAAATTAGTCCAAGAAGCTCAAGGTTCTAAAGCTCCTATTCAAAGATTAGCAGATCAGGTAACAGGGTGGTTTGTTCCTGCTGTTATTGCTATTGCGATCGCTACTTTTTTGATTTGGTTTAATTTTACAGGTAATTTTACCCTTTCTCTGATTACAATGGTGGGTGTTTTAATTATCGCTTGTCCTTGTGCTTTGGGTTTAGCTACTCCTACTTCTATAATGGTAGGAACTGGTAAAGGTGCGGAAAATGGTATTTTAATTAAAGATGCCCAAAGTTTAGAATTAGCACATAAAATTAAAACTATTGTACTTGATAAAACCGGGACTTTAACTCAAGGTAAACCCACAGTTACAGATTTTGTGACTGCTAAAGGTACAGCAAATCAAAATGAATTGAATTTATTAAAATTAGCTGCATCTGTAGAAAGAAATTCTGAACATCCTCTAGCGGAAGCTGTGGTAAAATATGCCGAATCTCAACAGGTTAATTTAACAGAGGTTACGGATTTTTTAGCTGTTGCTGGTTGTGGTGTACAAGGTATTGTTAATCATCATTCAGTGCAAATTGGGACAGAATACTGGTTAAATCAATTAGCAATTAATACCGATGCTTTGCAAGAATATAAAATTGCTTGGGAAACCGGAGGAAAAACTGTCATTTTAATGGCTGTTGATGGAGAATTAGCAGGAATAATGGGTATTGCGGATGCTTTAAAACCTTCCTCAACAGCAGCGGTAAAAACATTGCAAAAGATGGGTTTAGAAGTGGTAATGTTAACAGGAGATAATCAACCTACTGCGGAAGCGATCGCTCATCAAGTTGGTATTTCTCAAGTTTTTGCTCAAGTCAGACCTGATCAAAAAGCTGCTATTGTAAAATCATTACAATCCAAAATCCAAAATCCAAAATCTAAAATTGTCGCCATGGTGGGGGATGGTATTAATGATGCACCAGCGTTAGCGCAAGCAGATGTAGGAATAGCTATTGGAACAGGTACAGATGTGGCGATCGCTGCAAGTGATATTACTTTAATTTCTGGAGATTTGCAAGCAATTGTCACCGCTATTCAACTTAGTCGCGCTACCATTAATAATATTCAGCAAAATCTCTTCTTTGCTTTTATTTATAACATCATTGGTATCCCTGTTGCGGCTGGTATTCTTTACCCTATTTTCGGTTGGTTACTTAACCCCATTCTTGCAGGTGCAGCAATGGCACTTTCTTCCGTTTCTGTAGTTAGCAATGCTTTAAGATTACGTAAGTTTCAAGCAGGAGTCAATTAA
- a CDS encoding aromatic ring-hydroxylating dioxygenase subunit alpha → MNVNSANLNYTRKPKIFNQPERFIEGWYWVIPSKKLRVGEVKPVTILGRELVIYRGEDKQAVILDAYCPHFGAHLGEGTVEGNEIRCFFHHWKFDSEGFCVEIPCLEEPVKVKAKSWPTAEKYGLIWVWTGETPQQPLPFIPELEMEESESALSARFITNCHPNVFMINAIDAQHFNTVHKLLSEFNFEKQEINENAITFTNTTHSTPDYWLMKLIRSFYKKPVHYHLCYWYGTTGMITISVDFLQFNLIFASRLIEAGRAEIMTILMTKKRLGIFGRLHNRLVLWLSKFVAEDFIKDDNKIFQTIQFNLKSPIDLDQPIIQFIDHLERQKALKWGTWYIDRMNDSEVREIEKRPKREKWHDELVND, encoded by the coding sequence ATGAACGTCAATTCAGCAAATTTGAACTATACTAGAAAACCTAAAATTTTCAATCAACCAGAACGTTTTATTGAAGGTTGGTATTGGGTAATACCTTCTAAAAAGTTACGAGTTGGTGAAGTTAAACCCGTGACAATTTTGGGTAGAGAATTAGTAATTTATCGTGGTGAAGATAAACAAGCTGTGATTTTAGATGCTTACTGTCCTCATTTTGGCGCTCATCTGGGAGAAGGAACAGTAGAAGGTAATGAAATACGCTGTTTTTTTCATCACTGGAAATTTGATTCTGAAGGTTTTTGTGTAGAAATTCCTTGTTTAGAAGAACCTGTTAAAGTTAAAGCTAAAAGTTGGCCTACTGCTGAAAAATATGGTTTAATTTGGGTTTGGACAGGAGAAACACCTCAACAACCTTTACCGTTTATTCCTGAGTTGGAAATGGAAGAATCTGAAAGTGCTTTGAGTGCAAGATTTATCACCAACTGTCACCCTAATGTTTTTATGATTAATGCTATTGATGCTCAACATTTTAACACAGTTCATAAATTACTATCAGAATTTAATTTTGAAAAACAAGAAATCAATGAAAATGCCATTACTTTTACTAATACTACTCACTCAACTCCTGATTACTGGTTAATGAAATTGATTCGTTCCTTTTATAAAAAACCTGTTCATTATCATCTTTGTTATTGGTATGGCACGACAGGAATGATTACAATTAGTGTAGATTTTTTACAATTTAATCTTATATTTGCTTCCCGTTTAATAGAAGCGGGTAGAGCAGAAATAATGACAATATTAATGACTAAAAAACGTTTGGGTATTTTCGGTAGATTACACAATCGCTTGGTTTTATGGCTGAGTAAATTTGTGGCTGAAGACTTTATCAAAGACGACAACAAAATTTTTCAAACTATTCAGTTTAATTTAAAATCTCCTATTGACCTAGATCAACCCATAATTCAATTTATTGACCATTTAGAAAGACAAAAAGCTTTAAAATGGGGAACTTGGTATATAGATAGAATGAATGACAGTGAAGTGAGAGAAATAGAGAAACGCCCAAAACGGGAAAAATGGCACGATGAATTAGTTAATGATTGA
- a CDS encoding heavy-metal-associated domain-containing protein — MTIKLTVPGMACSACANNITNAVKAVDANANVEADPKTKLVNVDTQASETAIKEALTAAGYPPA; from the coding sequence ATGACAATCAAACTTACAGTACCGGGAATGGCTTGTTCTGCTTGTGCCAACAATATTACCAATGCAGTTAAAGCCGTAGATGCTAACGCTAACGTGGAAGCTGATCCCAAAACCAAACTTGTCAATGTCGATACTCAAGCTTCAGAAACTGCTATTAAAGAAGCTTTAACTGCTGCTGGTTATCCTCCTGCTTAA
- a CDS encoding RluA family pseudouridine synthase, which produces MVILHHLSDFINPDMEIELAPPNYYYEGKCPQTGELLKLPRTALSEAIAKGLMQQLRENKIYQNEGKMYGILLVELPNGEQRVIKAFSGLLNGLSVVAGWVSPIPGRQEIALAEKQTLTELEKIKQEIIQLQQIPERQQYETLAAEFKQQLEIMNLQYNYSKKQRQEKRQQYQQNLTGEKLELALAELEAESRQQRIERKYLKRRQNEILHPLKEIITAADSRIRELKQQRKELSRELQKQMHAAYKLTHFSGKSLSIQQLLPTGTPTGTGECCAPKLLHYAATHQLKPLAMAEFWCGESSEYDKIQDTIHDTSQDTIQDKIPGEFYGACVERCQPLMGFLLSGLKIATSDFYNLEIIYQDEWLIAVNKPPGLLSVPGRYVENQDSVLSRLRNLYDWELMSVHRLDQETSGILILARNKNTYAQLNQQFANRQIHKIYEAIIAGSLTTEQGEKGIINLPLWGNPENRPYQKVDWEKGKPSVTEYRVIEKKGNYTRVEFKPLTGRTHQLRVHAADVAGLGVNILGDRLYGCNANATRLHLHAREITFKHPHTGENLHLQTVTPF; this is translated from the coding sequence ATGGTAATTTTACATCATTTATCAGATTTTATTAACCCAGATATGGAGATTGAACTTGCACCACCTAACTATTACTATGAGGGAAAATGTCCCCAAACAGGGGAACTTCTGAAATTACCACGCACAGCGTTAAGTGAAGCTATTGCTAAAGGTTTAATGCAGCAACTTCGGGAAAATAAAATTTATCAAAATGAAGGAAAAATGTATGGTATTCTATTAGTTGAATTACCCAATGGTGAACAAAGAGTTATTAAAGCTTTTTCTGGTCTTTTAAATGGTTTAAGTGTAGTTGCAGGTTGGGTTTCACCTATTCCCGGAAGACAAGAAATAGCTTTAGCAGAAAAGCAAACTTTAACAGAATTGGAAAAAATTAAACAGGAAATTATTCAACTTCAACAAATTCCAGAACGACAACAATATGAAACCTTAGCTGCTGAATTTAAACAGCAGTTAGAAATCATGAATTTACAATATAATTATAGTAAAAAACAACGACAAGAAAAACGCCAACAATATCAACAAAACCTCACAGGAGAAAAGTTAGAACTTGCTTTAGCAGAACTAGAAGCAGAAAGCCGTCAGCAGAGAATTGAAAGAAAATACCTTAAACGTCGTCAAAATGAAATTTTGCACCCCTTAAAGGAAATAATAACAGCGGCAGATAGCAGAATTAGAGAACTTAAACAACAGAGAAAAGAGCTATCCAGGGAATTACAAAAGCAAATGCACGCAGCTTATAAATTAACTCATTTTTCGGGAAAATCTTTATCTATCCAACAATTACTACCAACAGGAACACCGACGGGAACAGGTGAATGTTGCGCTCCCAAGTTGTTACATTATGCTGCAACTCATCAATTAAAACCCCTAGCAATGGCGGAATTTTGGTGTGGTGAATCTTCAGAATATGATAAAATTCAGGATACAATTCATGATACAAGTCAGGATACAATTCAAGATAAGATTCCAGGAGAATTTTATGGTGCTTGTGTTGAAAGATGTCAACCGTTGATGGGGTTTTTGCTATCTGGTTTAAAAATTGCAACTTCTGATTTTTACAACTTAGAAATTATTTATCAAGATGAATGGTTAATTGCAGTAAATAAACCACCGGGATTATTATCAGTACCGGGGCGGTATGTAGAAAACCAAGATAGTGTTCTCAGTCGTTTACGAAATTTGTATGATTGGGAGTTAATGTCAGTGCATCGTTTAGATCAAGAAACATCTGGGATTTTAATCTTAGCACGGAATAAAAACACTTATGCACAGCTAAATCAGCAATTTGCCAACCGACAAATACATAAAATATATGAAGCGATTATTGCAGGTTCACTGACCACAGAACAAGGAGAAAAAGGTATTATTAATTTACCATTGTGGGGAAATCCTGAAAACCGACCTTATCAAAAAGTAGATTGGGAAAAAGGTAAACCCAGCGTTACGGAATATCGAGTTATTGAAAAAAAAGGAAATTACACCCGTGTAGAATTTAAACCCCTAACAGGAAGAACTCATCAGTTACGGGTTCATGCTGCGGATGTGGCAGGATTGGGAGTTAATATATTAGGCGATCGCCTATATGGTTGCAATGCTAACGCTACTCGATTACATCTACACGCCAGAGAAATCACATTTAAACATCCCCACACAGGGGAAAATCTGCATTTACAAACAGTAACACCGTTTTAA
- a CDS encoding DUF305 domain-containing protein, giving the protein MLNKSVNFGLLGLLVAISLTPSVQAQQQQNSPSTPAGETNTMPQQQGDQRFLNMMVHHDQKTLQMADLAIQKAKNPQIRALATEIKTEQTKEIAQLKALHKQLYSAELPAGTMNCMGMSMGMGGMGGMMSLESLENAPNFDQEFLRRMIDHQQMSVKMAKKAAENANEPQIRNLAQAIIKTQTAQLEKLQQLEKVTGDR; this is encoded by the coding sequence ATGCTTAACAAATCAGTCAATTTTGGTCTTTTAGGTTTACTTGTTGCTATATCCCTAACTCCTAGCGTACAAGCACAACAACAGCAAAACTCGCCTTCTACCCCTGCGGGTGAGACAAACACCATGCCCCAACAACAGGGAGATCAGCGTTTTCTAAACATGATGGTTCACCATGACCAAAAAACCTTGCAAATGGCAGATTTAGCCATACAAAAAGCAAAAAATCCGCAAATAAGAGCATTAGCTACTGAGATAAAAACCGAGCAAACTAAAGAAATTGCCCAGTTAAAAGCTTTGCACAAACAGTTATATAGCGCAGAACTTCCTGCCGGTACAATGAATTGTATGGGTATGAGTATGGGTATGGGTGGTATGGGCGGAATGATGAGTTTAGAATCTTTAGAAAATGCCCCCAACTTTGACCAGGAATTTTTGCGGCGGATGATAGATCATCAACAAATGTCAGTGAAGATGGCAAAGAAAGCTGCTGAAAATGCTAATGAGCCACAAATTCGCAATTTAGCTCAAGCTATCATCAAAACGCAAACTGCCCAACTGGAGAAATTGCAGCAGTTAGAAAAGGTGACAGGTGACAGGTGA